From Deinococcus aquaticus, one genomic window encodes:
- a CDS encoding ribonuclease domain-containing protein, whose translation MNRAAPTLAALLLGALLAACDLPQDARTQPTTQTTPTRTAPPTSARDPHSGLRWIAARDLPREGQTVLTRIAQGGPFRYSKDGSTFGNRERLLPRQNSSYYREYTVPTPGENDRGARRIVCGGQPRTNTTDCYYTADHYDTFRRIQP comes from the coding sequence GTGAACCGCGCCGCCCCCACCCTCGCCGCCCTGCTGCTCGGCGCGCTGCTGGCCGCCTGCGACCTCCCGCAGGACGCCCGCACGCAACCGACCACGCAGACGACCCCCACCCGCACCGCCCCGCCAACCTCCGCCCGCGACCCGCACAGCGGCCTGCGCTGGATCGCCGCGCGCGACCTGCCCCGCGAAGGACAGACCGTCCTCACCCGCATCGCCCAGGGCGGCCCCTTCCGCTACAGCAAAGACGGCAGCACCTTCGGCAACCGCGAACGCCTGCTGCCCCGCCAGAACAGCAGCTACTACCGCGAGTACACCGTCCCCACCCCCGGCGAGAACGACCGGGGCGCACGCCGCATCGTCTGCGGCGGCCAGCCCCGCACCAACACCACCGACTGCTACTACACCGCCGACCACTACGACACCTTCAGGAGAATCCAACCATGA
- a CDS encoding barstar family protein — protein MMQVFNEAPQGIQTAPHEPRILAAGHQVSVREINLGAAHDKSTLMLAFLNGLGLRDTFGQNWDALYDVLTDPDQRPARLALLLCDHAHFRRRHPHLNADLERVLLDAQTEAARTARSLWLLSEEPDSDTRHW, from the coding sequence ATGATGCAGGTCTTCAACGAAGCGCCCCAGGGCATCCAGACCGCCCCGCACGAACCCCGCATCCTGGCCGCCGGACATCAGGTCAGCGTCCGCGAAATCAATCTCGGCGCCGCCCACGACAAGAGCACCCTCATGCTCGCCTTCCTGAACGGCCTGGGCCTGCGCGACACCTTCGGCCAGAACTGGGACGCCCTCTACGACGTCCTCACCGACCCCGACCAGCGCCCCGCCCGCCTCGCCCTGCTGCTGTGCGACCACGCCCACTTCCGCCGCCGCCACCCCCACCTGAACGCCGACCTCGAACGCGTTCTGCTGGACGCGCAGACCGAAGCCGCCCGCACCGCCCGCTCCCTCTGGCTCCTCAGCGAGGAACCCGACAGCGACACCCGCCACTGGTAA